In Candidatus Palauibacter soopunensis, the genomic stretch TCGTGCGCGCCGGGCTCCGGGCATTGCTCGAAGCGTCCGGAAGGGCGGAGGTCGTGGGAGAGGCGTCGTCGGGGGAGGAAGCTGTGGCGAAGGCCCGGAACCTGGAGCCGGACATCGTCGTCATGGACCTGGCGATGCCCGGCATGGACGGAGTC encodes the following:
- a CDS encoding response regulator transcription factor gives rise to the protein MVRALLVDDHMVVRAGLRALLEASGRAEVVGEASSGEEAVAKARNLEPDIVVMDLAMPGMDGV